A genomic segment from Streptomyces sp. NBC_01233 encodes:
- the mgtA gene encoding magnesium-translocating P-type ATPase — MTMLTPRTPTKLAPPGRSRRERKAAELESRTRLVGERLAETSARPAVGVLQSVDASANGLTHAEAALRLERHGPNVVAHERAPRWFLQLAKAFWNPFIAVLVFLAAVMFWQDPADEGVVILSVMVGISGLLRFWQEFRSGRAADALKKLVTTTCAVQRRAGSGSGPTTFEVPMDRVVPGDVVKLAAGDLVPADLRLISAKDLMVSQAALSGESLPVAKADTGTRGEDLGQQTTTDPVEADNLVLMGTSVTSGTATGVVVATGADTYFGSMAGSLVGERPQTNFDTGVRKVSFLLIRFMLVMVPVVFMINGFTKGDWDEAFLFGIAVAVGLTPEMLPMVVSANLARGAVAMSKRKVVVKRLNAIQNLGAMDVLCTDKTGTLTEDRIVLDRYLDVHGNEDNEVLEYGYLNAHFQTGLRNLMDQAVIDRVNEAEEVVVDARFSMVDEIPFDFARRRMSVILNRNSMVGDPGRTEHVMITKGAVEEVLDLCTHMTDRGVPVELTEQLRWHVTRIAEDNNRRGLRVLAVATRTVDAPRDTYTVADEDRLTLVGFLAFLDPPKADAGRALQGLADKGVAVKVITGDNDLVASRVCADVGIEVGHVVLGSEIDGLDEAELRALAARTTVFAKVNPVQKARIVRALQADGHAVGFLGDGINDAAALRDADVGISVDTAVDIAKESADIILLEKDLTVLEQGVVQGRTTFGNTIKYIKMTASSNFGNVFSVLVASAFIPFQPMLAIMLLVQNLVYDISQLATPWDRMDEEYLRKPRNWDAKGIGRFMVTIGPVSSVFDISMFLIMWHVFGADSEASQSLFQSGWFIEGLLSQTLIVHMIRTRKIPFIQSRASWPVMVTTVLAVLAGLWLPFSPLAPTLGFVALPASYFPWLIGVLLAYCTLTQLVKTWYIRKFDTWL, encoded by the coding sequence ATGACCATGCTCACCCCCCGTACCCCGACCAAGCTCGCGCCGCCGGGCCGGTCCCGCCGCGAGCGCAAGGCCGCCGAGCTGGAGTCCCGTACCCGGCTCGTCGGCGAGCGCCTCGCCGAGACCAGCGCCCGGCCGGCCGTCGGCGTACTGCAGTCCGTGGACGCCTCCGCCAACGGCCTCACCCACGCCGAGGCCGCGCTGCGCCTGGAGCGCCATGGCCCCAACGTCGTCGCCCACGAGCGCGCCCCGCGCTGGTTCCTCCAACTGGCGAAGGCCTTCTGGAACCCCTTCATCGCCGTCCTGGTCTTCCTGGCCGCGGTCATGTTCTGGCAGGACCCCGCGGACGAGGGCGTCGTCATCCTCTCCGTGATGGTGGGGATCAGCGGGCTGCTGCGCTTCTGGCAGGAGTTCCGTTCGGGCCGCGCCGCCGACGCGCTGAAGAAGCTCGTCACCACCACCTGCGCGGTGCAGCGCCGGGCCGGCAGCGGCTCCGGGCCCACCACCTTCGAGGTGCCCATGGACCGGGTGGTCCCGGGCGATGTGGTCAAGCTGGCCGCCGGCGACCTGGTCCCGGCCGACCTGCGGCTCATCAGCGCCAAGGACCTGATGGTCAGCCAGGCCGCCCTCTCCGGCGAGTCCCTGCCGGTCGCCAAGGCCGACACCGGCACCCGCGGCGAGGACCTCGGCCAGCAGACGACCACCGACCCGGTCGAGGCCGACAACCTGGTGCTGATGGGGACCTCGGTCACCTCCGGCACCGCCACCGGGGTCGTCGTCGCCACCGGCGCCGACACCTACTTCGGCTCGATGGCCGGCTCGCTCGTCGGCGAGCGCCCGCAGACCAACTTCGACACCGGCGTGCGCAAGGTCAGCTTCCTGCTGATCCGCTTCATGCTGGTCATGGTCCCGGTCGTCTTCATGATCAACGGGTTCACCAAGGGCGACTGGGACGAGGCCTTCCTCTTCGGCATCGCCGTCGCCGTCGGCCTGACCCCCGAGATGCTGCCGATGGTCGTCTCCGCCAACCTGGCGCGCGGCGCGGTCGCCATGTCCAAGCGCAAGGTGGTCGTCAAGCGGCTCAACGCGATCCAGAACCTGGGCGCGATGGACGTGCTCTGCACGGACAAGACCGGCACCCTCACCGAGGACCGGATCGTCCTGGACCGCTACCTGGACGTGCACGGCAACGAGGACAACGAGGTCCTGGAGTACGGCTACCTCAACGCGCACTTCCAGACCGGTCTGCGCAACCTCATGGACCAGGCGGTCATCGACCGCGTCAACGAGGCCGAGGAGGTTGTCGTCGACGCACGGTTCTCGATGGTCGACGAGATCCCCTTCGACTTCGCCCGGCGCCGGATGTCCGTGATCCTCAACCGGAACAGCATGGTGGGCGACCCCGGCCGCACCGAGCACGTCATGATCACCAAGGGTGCCGTCGAGGAGGTCCTGGACCTCTGCACGCACATGACCGACCGCGGCGTGCCCGTCGAGCTGACCGAGCAGCTGCGGTGGCACGTCACCCGGATCGCGGAGGACAACAACCGCCGGGGCCTGCGGGTCCTCGCCGTCGCCACCCGCACCGTCGACGCTCCGCGCGACACCTACACGGTCGCCGACGAGGACCGGCTGACCCTGGTCGGCTTCCTCGCCTTCCTCGACCCGCCGAAGGCCGACGCCGGACGCGCCCTGCAGGGCCTGGCGGACAAGGGCGTCGCCGTCAAGGTGATCACCGGCGACAACGACCTCGTGGCCTCCCGGGTCTGCGCCGACGTCGGCATCGAGGTCGGGCACGTGGTGCTCGGCAGCGAGATCGACGGCCTCGACGAGGCGGAACTGCGCGCACTGGCCGCCCGTACGACGGTCTTCGCCAAGGTCAACCCGGTCCAGAAGGCCCGCATCGTCCGGGCCCTGCAGGCCGACGGCCACGCGGTCGGCTTCCTCGGCGACGGCATCAACGACGCGGCCGCACTGCGCGACGCCGACGTCGGCATCTCCGTGGACACCGCCGTCGACATCGCCAAGGAGTCGGCGGACATCATCCTGCTGGAGAAGGACCTGACCGTCCTGGAGCAGGGCGTCGTCCAGGGCCGGACCACCTTCGGCAACACGATCAAGTACATCAAGATGACGGCGTCGTCGAACTTCGGCAATGTCTTCTCGGTGCTGGTGGCCAGTGCGTTCATCCCCTTCCAGCCGATGCTCGCGATCATGCTGCTGGTCCAGAACCTGGTCTACGACATCTCGCAGCTGGCGACGCCGTGGGACCGGATGGACGAGGAGTACCTGCGCAAGCCCCGGAACTGGGACGCGAAGGGCATCGGCCGCTTCATGGTCACCATCGGCCCGGTCAGCTCGGTCTTCGACATCTCGATGTTCCTGATCATGTGGCACGTCTTCGGGGCCGACAGCGAGGCGAGCCAGTCCCTCTTCCAGTCCGGCTGGTTCATCGAGGGCCTGCTCTCGCAGACCCTGATCGTCCACATGATCCGTACCCGGAAGATCCCCTTCATCCAGTCCCGCGCCTCCTGGCCGGTGATGGTGACGACCGTCCTCGCGGTGCTGGCCGGGCTCTGGCTGCCCTTCTCCCCGCTGGCTCCCACGCTCGGCTTCGTGGCCCTGCCGGCGAGCTACTTCCCGTGGCTGATCGGTGTGCTGCTCGCGTACTGCACGCTCACCCAGCTCGTGAAGACCTGGTACATCCGCAAGTTCGACACCTGGCTCTGA
- a CDS encoding substrate-binding domain-containing protein → MNTRMRRAAVAVAAGAMAVSLAACGSAKEAGDTAKESSGAAKGDAIKVGLLLPENQTARYEKFDKPLIEKKVAELTGGKGQVVYANAKQDATTQNSQVDTMITNKVDVLIVDAVDSKAIAGSVKKAKEAGIPVIAYDRLAEGPIDAYTSFDNEEVGKVQGKALLEALGDKAKDGQIVMMNGSVTDPNAKLFKSGAHSVLDGKVNVGKEYDTVEWKPENANTNMAAALSALGKDKVIGVYSANDGMAGGIITALKAAGVSPLPPVTGQDAELAGVQRIVAGEQFMSVYKPYAPEAEAAAKMAVALAKGEKLDGVTTSTVDSPTTKGVASVLIPVVSLTKGNINDTVVKDGVYSVAEICTDKYAAACAALGLK, encoded by the coding sequence ATGAACACGCGTATGCGCAGAGCCGCCGTAGCTGTAGCCGCCGGTGCCATGGCCGTTTCCCTCGCCGCTTGCGGCAGTGCGAAGGAGGCCGGCGACACGGCGAAGGAGTCCTCCGGCGCTGCCAAGGGCGACGCGATCAAGGTCGGTCTGCTCCTGCCGGAGAACCAGACCGCGCGTTACGAGAAGTTCGACAAGCCGCTGATCGAGAAGAAGGTCGCCGAGCTCACCGGCGGCAAGGGTCAGGTCGTCTACGCGAACGCCAAGCAGGACGCGACCACGCAGAACTCCCAGGTCGACACGATGATCACCAACAAGGTGGACGTCCTGATCGTCGACGCGGTGGACTCCAAGGCCATCGCGGGCTCGGTCAAGAAGGCGAAGGAGGCCGGTATCCCGGTCATCGCCTACGACCGTCTGGCCGAGGGCCCGATCGACGCCTACACCTCCTTCGACAACGAAGAGGTCGGCAAGGTCCAGGGCAAGGCGCTGCTGGAGGCGCTGGGCGACAAGGCCAAGGACGGCCAGATCGTCATGATGAACGGCTCGGTCACCGACCCGAACGCCAAGCTCTTCAAGTCCGGTGCGCACTCCGTCCTCGACGGCAAGGTGAACGTCGGCAAGGAGTACGACACCGTCGAGTGGAAGCCGGAGAACGCCAACACCAACATGGCGGCCGCCCTCTCCGCGCTCGGCAAGGACAAGGTCATCGGCGTCTACTCCGCCAACGACGGCATGGCGGGCGGCATCATCACCGCCCTCAAGGCGGCCGGCGTCTCCCCCCTGCCCCCGGTCACGGGCCAGGACGCCGAACTCGCCGGCGTGCAGCGCATCGTCGCGGGCGAGCAGTTCATGAGCGTCTACAAGCCGTACGCCCCGGAGGCCGAGGCCGCCGCGAAGATGGCCGTCGCCCTCGCCAAGGGCGAGAAGCTCGACGGAGTCACCACCTCCACGGTCGACAGCCCGACCACCAAGGGTGTCGCCTCCGTGCTGATCCCGGTCGTCTCCCTCACCAAGGGCAACATCAACGACACCGTCGTCAAGGACGGCGTCTACTCGGTCGCAGAGATCTGCACCGACAAGTACGCGGCCGCCTGCGCCGCCCTCGGCCTGAAGTAG
- a CDS encoding MgtC/SapB family protein, with protein sequence MPSEWIMAGHLAAALGFGAAIGLERQWRARMAGLRTNALVAGGAALFVLLSQYGFIGEVCEVQYDGSRVAAQVVSGIGFLGAGVIMRDGLSVRGLNTAATLWCSAAVGCLAGTGMFVLAAFGTVGVVGANLLLRPLGRRLDREPRGGAEVATDYHFEAVCLEAEEAHIRHRLVDALGRPGYTLREIRSQDAPQAGRVTVSALLTAEGRRDDRMLEEAVSNLSLDPSVSAVSWSAVPA encoded by the coding sequence ATGCCCAGCGAGTGGATCATGGCCGGGCATCTCGCCGCGGCGCTCGGCTTCGGGGCCGCGATCGGGCTGGAACGGCAGTGGCGGGCCCGGATGGCGGGCCTGCGGACCAACGCCCTGGTGGCGGGCGGTGCCGCGCTGTTCGTCCTGCTCTCGCAGTACGGGTTCATCGGCGAGGTCTGCGAGGTCCAGTACGACGGCTCACGGGTGGCCGCCCAGGTCGTCTCCGGGATCGGCTTCCTGGGCGCCGGCGTGATCATGCGCGACGGCCTGAGCGTACGGGGCCTGAACACGGCCGCCACCCTGTGGTGTTCGGCGGCCGTGGGCTGCCTGGCCGGGACCGGGATGTTCGTCCTGGCCGCCTTCGGCACGGTGGGCGTGGTGGGAGCGAACCTCCTGCTGCGCCCACTGGGCCGGCGCCTGGACCGCGAACCGCGCGGCGGGGCCGAGGTGGCCACCGACTACCACTTCGAGGCGGTGTGCCTGGAGGCGGAAGAGGCCCACATCCGCCACAGGCTGGTCGACGCGCTGGGCCGGCCGGGCTACACGCTGCGGGAGATCCGCAGCCAGGACGCCCCTCAGGCGGGCAGGGTGACCGTCTCCGCCCTGCTGACCGCCGAGGGCCGGCGGGACGACCGGATGCTGGAGGAGGCGGTGAGCAACCTCTCGCTCGACCCGTCGGTGTCGGCGGTGAGCTGGTCGGCGGTGCCCGCGTGA
- a CDS encoding ROK family transcriptional regulator, which translates to MQTPGSQSSLHRANLERVVRAVRLAGSLTQAEIARTTGLSAATVSNIVRELKEGGTVEVTDTSAGGRRARSVSLSGDAGIVIGVDFGHTHLRVAVGNLAHQVLAEESEPLDVDASWADGFNRAEALVGRLIADIGVGLEKVIGVGLGVPGPIDVESGTLGSTAILPGWAGINPRQELSQRLGVPVYVDNDANLGALGELVWGSGRGVKDLAYIKVASGVGSGLVINGQIYRGPGGTAGEIGHITLDESGPVCRCGNRGCLETFTAARYVLPLLQGTHGPELTMERVVELAREGDPGCRRVITDVGRHIGSGVASLCNLLNPSRVVLGGSLAEAGELVLAPIRESVGRYAIPSAARQLSVVTGSLGGRAEVLGALALVLSEMGDSTLLSDHGSGVRAPAVLPSGR; encoded by the coding sequence GTGCAGACTCCCGGATCGCAGTCCTCGCTGCATCGCGCGAATCTCGAACGGGTCGTGCGGGCGGTGCGGCTCGCGGGATCGCTGACCCAGGCGGAGATCGCCCGCACCACCGGACTGTCGGCGGCCACGGTCTCCAACATCGTCCGAGAACTGAAGGAGGGCGGGACCGTCGAGGTCACCGACACCTCGGCCGGCGGACGGCGCGCACGCAGCGTCTCGCTCAGCGGTGACGCGGGCATCGTCATCGGCGTCGACTTCGGCCACACCCACCTGCGGGTGGCGGTGGGGAACCTGGCGCACCAGGTGCTGGCCGAGGAGTCCGAGCCGCTGGACGTCGACGCGTCCTGGGCGGACGGCTTCAACCGGGCGGAAGCCCTGGTCGGGCGGCTGATCGCGGACATCGGGGTGGGGCTGGAGAAGGTCATCGGCGTCGGCCTGGGCGTGCCAGGCCCGATCGACGTGGAGTCCGGGACCCTGGGCTCGACCGCGATCCTGCCGGGATGGGCGGGCATCAACCCGCGCCAGGAGCTCTCGCAGCGCCTCGGCGTTCCGGTGTACGTGGACAACGACGCGAACCTCGGAGCCCTCGGTGAACTCGTCTGGGGGAGTGGGCGGGGAGTAAAGGACCTGGCCTACATCAAGGTGGCCAGCGGCGTCGGCTCGGGCCTGGTCATCAACGGCCAGATCTACCGCGGACCGGGCGGCACGGCCGGGGAGATCGGGCACATCACGCTGGACGAATCGGGCCCGGTCTGCCGCTGCGGCAACCGAGGCTGCCTGGAGACCTTCACCGCCGCCCGGTACGTCCTGCCGCTGCTCCAGGGCACGCACGGGCCGGAGTTGACGATGGAGCGGGTGGTCGAGCTGGCCCGCGAGGGGGACCCGGGCTGCCGCCGCGTGATCACGGACGTGGGCCGCCACATCGGCAGCGGCGTGGCCAGCCTGTGCAACCTCCTGAACCCCAGCCGGGTGGTTCTGGGCGGCTCGCTGGCGGAGGCCGGTGAACTCGTCCTCGCTCCCATCCGTGAATCAGTGGGGAGGTACGCGATCCCCAGTGCGGCCCGGCAGTTGTCGGTGGTGACGGGGTCCCTCGGCGGGCGTGCCGAGGTCCTGGGCGCACTGGCGCTTGTACTCAGCGAAATGGGCGATTCAACACTTTTGTCAGACCATGGAAGTGGAGTGCGAGCTCCCGCCGTCTTGCCTTCAGGTAGATAA
- a CDS encoding sugar ABC transporter permease translates to MGKGPVDQPEHIDPVNPAAAHDAIPAVDPRLLVREEGLAGYVGEFKRKMKAGDLGSLPVVIGLIVIWSIFQGLNSNFLSPENLTNIAITMTGTGMIAIGIIFVLLLGEIDLSVGSVSGVSGAIVAVLAVTHGVNEWLAILAAIAGGALIGCIHGFFFARLGAPAFAVTLSGLLFWLGAMLQILGSNGTINIDSDGVVGQLTTYFFSDVAVAYGLAALAVAGYFIAAFLDARRREAAGMPTRPLAEILLRTGLLAVFAFGPAVLFNQYKGLPLAVVVFLLALVVTDFLLRRTTFGRNVFALGGSVEASRRAGINVTRIRITVFAISSTFAAIGGLFWASKIAAANQSAGAGDLLMNVIAAAVIGGTSLFGGRGRTWNALLGVMVIVSIQYGLALEGIATPIQYMITGAVLLTTVVIDSVSRKTQKTAGRA, encoded by the coding sequence CTGGGCAAGGGCCCAGTCGACCAGCCGGAGCACATCGACCCGGTCAATCCCGCGGCCGCGCACGACGCGATCCCGGCCGTGGACCCCCGCCTGCTCGTCAGGGAGGAGGGCCTCGCCGGGTACGTGGGCGAGTTCAAGCGCAAGATGAAGGCCGGCGACCTGGGTTCCCTCCCCGTCGTCATCGGCCTGATCGTGATCTGGTCCATCTTCCAGGGGTTGAACTCGAACTTCCTCTCCCCGGAGAACCTCACCAACATCGCGATCACGATGACCGGCACCGGCATGATCGCCATCGGCATCATCTTCGTGCTGCTGCTCGGCGAGATCGACCTCTCGGTCGGCTCGGTCAGCGGCGTCTCGGGTGCGATCGTCGCCGTCCTCGCCGTCACCCACGGTGTGAACGAATGGCTGGCGATCCTGGCGGCCATCGCCGGCGGCGCGCTGATCGGCTGCATCCACGGCTTCTTCTTCGCCAGGCTCGGGGCCCCGGCCTTCGCCGTCACTCTGTCGGGCCTGCTCTTCTGGCTCGGCGCGATGCTGCAGATCCTCGGCAGCAACGGCACGATCAACATCGACTCCGACGGCGTGGTCGGTCAGCTGACCACGTACTTCTTCTCGGACGTGGCCGTCGCCTACGGGCTGGCCGCACTCGCGGTGGCCGGTTACTTCATCGCGGCCTTCCTCGACGCGCGGCGCCGCGAGGCGGCCGGGATGCCCACCCGGCCGCTCGCCGAGATCCTGCTGCGCACCGGCCTGCTCGCGGTGTTCGCCTTCGGCCCCGCCGTGCTGTTCAACCAGTACAAGGGCCTGCCGCTCGCGGTGGTGGTCTTCCTGCTGGCCCTGGTCGTCACGGACTTCCTGCTGCGCCGCACGACCTTCGGGCGAAACGTTTTCGCACTGGGTGGCAGCGTCGAGGCCTCCCGCCGCGCGGGCATCAACGTCACCCGGATCCGGATCACGGTCTTCGCGATCTCCAGCACCTTCGCCGCCATCGGCGGTCTGTTCTGGGCCTCGAAGATCGCGGCCGCCAACCAGAGCGCCGGCGCCGGCGACCTGCTGATGAACGTGATCGCGGCGGCCGTCATCGGCGGCACCAGCCTCTTCGGCGGCCGGGGCCGGACCTGGAACGCCCTCCTCGGCGTCATGGTCATCGTCTCGATCCAGTACGGTCTGGCACTGGAAGGCATCGCGACGCCGATCCAGTACATGATCACCGGTGCGGTGCTGCTGACCACCGTGGTGATCGACTCGGTCTCGCGCAAGACCCAGAAGACGGCCGGACGCGCCTGA
- the dxs gene encoding 1-deoxy-D-xylulose-5-phosphate synthase, protein MLLTRIKGPRDLDRLSQEELDQLAAEIRSFLVDAVSKTGGHLGPNLGVVELTIALHRVFESPKDKVLFDTGHQAYVHKLLTGRQDFGNLRSKGGLSGYPSRAESDHDVIENSHASTVLGWADGLAKANEVLGREDHHVAAVIGDGALTGGMAWEALNNIAAAKDRPLVIVVNDNERSYGPTIGGLANHLATLRTTDGYERFLARGKEILERTPVVGKPLFETLHGAKKGLKDFIAPQGMFEDLGLKYIGPIDGHDIEALESALQRAKRFSGPVIVHCLTQKGRGYTHAEQDEADRFHGIGPIHPDTGLPVSTDAASWTSVFADEMVKLGKERKDIVAITAAMLQPVGLKKFADTFPDRIYDVGIAEQHGATSAAGLATGGAHPVFAVYATFLNRAFDQVLMDVALHKCGVTFVLDRAGVTGTDGASHNGMWDMSIMQVVPGLRLAAPRDAEQLRAQLREAVEVKDAPTVVRYSKGVVGPAVPAVGKVGGMDVLRAPGADVTRPDVLLVSVGALAPMCLEIADLLDKQGITSTVVDPRWVKPVDEALAPLADRHRVVVTVEDNGRTGGVGSAVSQALRDAGVDVPLRDFGIPQRFLDHASRKEVMAEIGLTAPDIARQVTGLVAKLDGRYDSEPAAAVD, encoded by the coding sequence GTGCTGCTGACCCGCATCAAGGGACCGCGCGATCTGGACCGGCTCAGCCAGGAGGAGCTCGACCAGCTCGCCGCAGAGATCAGGTCCTTCCTCGTCGACGCCGTCTCCAAGACCGGCGGGCACCTCGGCCCCAACCTCGGCGTGGTCGAACTGACGATCGCCCTGCACCGGGTCTTCGAATCGCCCAAGGACAAGGTCCTCTTCGACACCGGCCACCAGGCCTACGTCCACAAGCTGCTCACGGGCCGCCAGGACTTCGGCAACCTGCGTTCCAAGGGGGGCCTTTCCGGCTACCCCTCGCGCGCCGAGTCCGACCACGACGTGATCGAGAACTCGCACGCCTCCACCGTGCTGGGCTGGGCCGACGGCCTCGCCAAGGCCAACGAGGTGCTCGGCCGCGAGGACCACCACGTCGCCGCCGTCATCGGCGACGGCGCGCTCACCGGCGGCATGGCCTGGGAGGCGCTGAACAACATCGCCGCCGCCAAGGACCGTCCGCTGGTCATCGTGGTCAACGACAACGAGCGCTCGTACGGCCCCACCATCGGCGGCCTCGCGAACCACCTGGCCACCCTGCGCACCACGGACGGCTACGAGCGCTTCCTGGCCCGCGGCAAGGAGATCCTGGAGCGCACCCCGGTCGTCGGGAAGCCGCTCTTCGAGACCCTGCACGGCGCCAAGAAGGGCCTCAAGGACTTCATCGCCCCGCAGGGCATGTTCGAGGACCTGGGCCTGAAGTACATCGGCCCCATCGACGGCCACGACATCGAGGCCCTGGAGTCGGCCCTGCAGCGCGCCAAGCGCTTCAGCGGCCCGGTCATCGTGCACTGCCTCACCCAGAAGGGCCGGGGCTACACCCACGCCGAGCAGGACGAGGCGGACCGTTTCCACGGCATCGGCCCGATCCACCCCGACACCGGCCTGCCCGTCTCCACCGACGCCGCCAGCTGGACCTCCGTCTTCGCCGACGAGATGGTCAAGCTCGGCAAGGAGCGCAAGGACATCGTCGCGATCACCGCGGCCATGCTCCAGCCGGTCGGCCTGAAGAAGTTCGCGGACACCTTCCCGGACCGGATCTACGACGTCGGCATCGCCGAGCAGCACGGCGCCACCTCGGCGGCGGGCCTGGCGACCGGCGGCGCCCACCCGGTCTTCGCGGTGTACGCGACCTTCCTCAACCGTGCCTTCGACCAGGTCCTGATGGACGTGGCCCTGCACAAGTGCGGGGTCACCTTCGTCCTGGACCGGGCCGGTGTCACCGGCACCGACGGCGCCTCCCACAACGGCATGTGGGACATGTCGATCATGCAGGTCGTGCCCGGTCTGCGACTGGCCGCCCCGCGCGACGCCGAGCAGCTGCGCGCCCAGCTGCGCGAGGCCGTCGAGGTCAAGGACGCACCGACCGTCGTCCGCTACTCCAAGGGCGTCGTCGGCCCGGCCGTCCCGGCCGTCGGCAAGGTCGGCGGCATGGACGTGCTGCGCGCCCCCGGTGCCGACGTCACCCGACCGGACGTACTGCTCGTCTCGGTCGGCGCGCTGGCCCCGATGTGCCTGGAGATCGCCGACCTGCTCGACAAGCAGGGCATCACCTCGACCGTGGTCGACCCGCGCTGGGTCAAGCCCGTGGACGAGGCGCTGGCCCCGCTCGCCGACCGCCACCGCGTGGTCGTCACCGTCGAGGACAACGGCCGCACCGGCGGCGTGGGCTCCGCCGTCTCGCAGGCCCTGCGGGACGCGGGCGTCGACGTACCGCTGCGCGACTTCGGCATCCCGCAGCGCTTCCTCGACCACGCCTCCCGCAAGGAGGTCATGGCCGAGATCGGGCTGACCGCTCCGGACATCGCACGGCAGGTCACGGGCCTGGTCGCGAAGCTGGACGGGCGCTACGACAGCGAGCCGGCCGCCGCCGTCGACTAG
- a CDS encoding ATP-binding cassette domain-containing protein yields the protein MVHVSAAPVLALRGVSKRFGAVQALTDVELEIHSGEVVALVGDNGAGKSTLVKTIAGVHPIDDGVIEWEGRPVSITKPHDAQNLGIATVYQDLALCDNIDVVGNLFLGRELKSFGILDEVEMERRARELLTTLSIRIPSVRIPIASLSGGQRQTVAIARSMLGEPQLVILDEPTAALGVEQTAQVLDLVERLRERGHAVILISHNMADVKAVADKVAVLRLGRNNGVFNVADTSQEEIISAITGATDNAVTRRAARTSEAGK from the coding sequence ATGGTTCATGTGTCCGCTGCGCCCGTGCTGGCGTTGCGAGGGGTCTCGAAGCGGTTCGGCGCCGTTCAGGCCCTGACCGACGTAGAACTCGAGATCCATTCCGGCGAGGTGGTCGCCCTGGTCGGCGACAACGGCGCCGGCAAGTCCACGCTGGTCAAGACGATTGCCGGCGTGCACCCCATCGATGACGGAGTCATCGAGTGGGAGGGCCGTCCGGTCTCCATCACCAAGCCCCACGATGCGCAGAACCTGGGCATCGCGACGGTCTACCAGGACCTGGCGCTGTGCGACAACATCGACGTCGTCGGCAACCTCTTCCTCGGCCGTGAGCTCAAGAGCTTCGGCATCCTCGACGAGGTGGAGATGGAGCGCCGCGCCCGCGAGCTCCTGACCACCCTGTCCATCCGGATCCCCAGTGTCCGGATCCCCATCGCCTCGCTCTCCGGCGGTCAGCGCCAGACCGTGGCGATCGCCCGTTCCATGCTGGGCGAGCCCCAGCTCGTCATCCTCGACGAGCCCACCGCCGCCCTCGGCGTCGAGCAGACCGCACAGGTCCTCGACCTGGTGGAACGCCTGCGCGAGCGCGGCCACGCCGTCATCCTCATCAGCCACAACATGGCCGATGTGAAGGCCGTCGCCGACAAGGTGGCGGTCCTGCGGCTGGGCCGCAACAACGGTGTCTTCAACGTCGCCGACACCTCGCAGGAAGAGATCATCTCCGCCATCACCGGTGCCACGGACAACGCCGTGACCCGCCGGGCGGCCCGCACCTCGGAGGCCGGCAAGTGA